One Neosynechococcus sphagnicola sy1 DNA segment encodes these proteins:
- the thiS gene encoding sulfur carrier protein ThiS — translation MSSSITEIAIQVNGTPQTCQPHTLLPDLLTQLGLSPRLVAVEYNGEILHRQLWGQTELQSGDRLEIVTIVGGG, via the coding sequence ATGTCTAGTTCCATTACCGAAATTGCCATTCAGGTCAACGGCACTCCTCAGACCTGTCAGCCCCACACTCTATTACCGGATTTATTGACACAACTGGGGCTATCCCCCCGGCTGGTTGCGGTGGAATACAATGGCGAGATTCTGCATCGCCAGCTCTGGGGGCAGACGGAACTCCAATCCGGCGATCGCCTGGAAATTGTCACCATCGTTGGGGGCGGCTAG